AAAAAGATGGGTTCGATTTTATCAGGTGATCATATTTTTAGTCTTTTTCACAGGCTGGGAAATATCCAGTCAGCAGCGGTGGATAGACCCGCTTTTGTTTAGTTCCCCATCTAAGATTTGGAATCTATTTTTAGAAAAATTTCAAGATGGTTCATTACTATCTAATCTTGGTGTAACCTTAACAGAAACTATTTTTGGTTTTATTTTAGGTACCCTGCTTGGAACCTTACTAGCAGCCTTACTATGGTGGTCACCGATATTTTCAAAAATTATCGACCCCTATCTGGTAATTTTAAATGCGATGCCAAAGGTAGCTTTGGGACCGATTCTAATTGTTGCCCTAGGTCCTGGATATCCTTCAATCATTGCGATGGGTGCCATTATCTCGGTTATTATTACTACACTTGTCGTCTATACATCTTTTAAAGAAGTGGACCCTAACTATTTAAAAGTACTTCAAACCTTCGGGGCGACACGTTTTCAATGCTTTAAAGAGGCCATTCTGCCCGCGAGTTTCCCAACAATCATTTCAACTTTAAAGGTGAATGTTGGATTATCATGGGTGGGTGTCATTGTTGGTGAATTCTTAGTTTCCTCGAGGGGACTTGGTTACTTGATTATTTACGGCTTCCAAGTATTTAATTTTACACTGGTCTTTTTATCACTGCTGGTTATTGCTGTCGTCGCCACGATTATGTATCAGCTGGTGGAGCTGTTAGAGAAAAAACTTATCAAGGAATAGCGGCTTATAAAATTTTGTCGCTATTCTTTTTCAATTTGGAGCTTGTTTATATAATTTATACACGCTGGAATCACATCATCCTTCATAATAAAACTGTACTCATCTCCAAACCGTATTTGCAAAATATCTCCTTCCACCACAACTGGTCCATAGGTTTCGTAATAGTTATTAGTTTTACTAATCGATTTTATTTTGCCCCAAAAAACGGCCTTCACAAAAGAATCTTTTCCTTCAGTCACTTTATATTCTGCTATCTGTGAAAGTTCGTCCACTGTTGCACCCGTTTCCTCATAGACCTCTCGCCGAGCAGCTTCTTCAAGGGACTCCCCTTGCTCCACTTTTCCACCTGGAAATTCTAGACCTCGGACCTTATGATTGGTTAAATACCAAGCACCCTCATACTGGCTAATAACAAGCACATGCTTTGCATTTTTTTCGAATGCGTTGGCTGCAAAAGATAGCTCCACCTTGTTCCCGTATTTATCATAAAACTCCTTCATCTTTGCTCTCCTCTTGGGTTCCCTTTTTGGATTCATTATAATCGAAAAAAAGCGGAAAATCCCTATAGAAAGGATTTTCCGCCTTTTTAATCTTATTTTGGTAAAATATTCATCGATTCAATATGACTTTTTGCTTCCTCATCTCCGAGGTTGTAAATTATCCCATATACTTGCTGGATGGTATTGTCATAGGCGTCATTTTCACGATCATGATGATATTGAACATAGGGAACATGGGCTCTCATGAAATTTTGCCATTCCGTTGAATAATTTTGATCAAATAGCTCTCTTAAATGCGTGATTTCCTCATCATTTGCTTGGATTTTAAAGCTCCATGTGGAAGCTGTTGAACTTTGGGATATTTGTCCATGCCCAACATCTATATAATAGGTCTTTTTTTGCTCATCCATTATGTCATCCCCTTATTAATATTATTTAGAATTTCCCACAATCAAATAAAATTTATTCTTTTTCAAATTTCGACGTTTTTTTTAGAACTGAATCATGTATAATTGTCATAATATTAAGAAAATGGATTTTAACATTTTTGCCATTTCTGCTTCTAAGATAGAGGATATTTTTCATCATTAAGGGAATTGAATAAGTAAGGAAAAAATTTTAAAAAATTCTTTGGAGGTGAACGAGATGAGGTTAGTCGATGAATTATTTCAAATGTATCGCGACAAGCTGACAGGTGATGAAGAGGATATTGATATGTTAGCATTCGCCTTCTTAGAAGAAATGTCACATGAGGATCTTCTCCATTTGATAAAAGAGATGGATAAACAAGAATTATATGATTTAATGGGGCTCTATTTAATTGAGAGCTTAAAAGGAAAATTTGCGCAAGAGGAGTACGGACAACAGCGCGCCCATACTTATTATCCAAGGAATATCCATTAATTATTACATACCACAATAAAAAGCGGAAGCGCCTTGCTCAGGGAAAAAAGAAGTTCATTTTTTCCTCGGGGCGACAGGCATAAGACGAGGCGGCGAGAAGGTTGTTCTTTTAACCTTCTTGACGGATTGAATGAAATGTGGAGGCGACTGCCCTGGGACGAAGGCATAAGACGACCACTACAAGAAGGCGCTTTTTGCCTTCTTCAGGGGGTGGCTTATGCCTCGAGTCCCAAGGAGCCGCAACTAGACAAGCTTATGACCCCGAGCCCCTAGGCGCTGGAGCTGGATTCAGCCAGCAAAAAGGAACTGCATCCTGCAGTTTCTTTTTTTGGTTAAAAAAGTGTAAAACCATGCTAGAATATAAGAATACAAGGGGGGAAAATATGTATACGATATTTGTGGTAAGCATAGTTATCATTATCGTAGTGCTATTGCTTGCAGTCATTACTACTTCAAAAGCTTATTCATTTAAACATACAGTAGATCCACTCGATGATAATCCATATGTAAATAACGACAAAAAAGAGGAAAATGAAAAAAATTCATAAAAGAATTCCTATTCATTAAGAATAGGAATTCTTTTCGTTTAAGCAAATACTTGTTTTAAATCTTCTTTACTTTGCTCAAGCCAAAAGCGCATTAGGCGCTTTGCTCCCTCTAAATCGTGGAGCTTCGCTTGTCCGCATTGTCTTTCGTTTGCTGCAGGAATCTCATGTTTTTCAACTGCCGTCTTCATAGTATCTTCAAGAAGGTCAATGATTTCTTCGATTGTCGGCTCACCACTAACAACTAAATAATAACCTGTTTGACAGCCCATAGGTGAAATATCGATAATATCGAAATGATCATATTTTTCAACGTGTGCACGAAGATTAAAGGCAAGGAGATGTTCTAATGTATGAATGACATCTGGCTTCATCGCCTGTTTATTCGGCTGACAAAAACGGATATCATATTTATTAACAATCCCGTCGCTTCCTACCTTATGGACGCCACAATGTCTAACATAAGGTGCTTTAACGGCATTATGATCTAAATCAAAACTTTCTACTGAAGGCATTTATCCCCACTCCTTATTAATATCTAAAACTAATCATACTATAAATTCCGAGTTTTTTCATCAACATTGTTTCATTTAACAATTTAGACGTTTTTTCTTTTATATGATATCTTTTAGTAAATTGATAAAGGGAGTGTCCCTATGTTGAAAAAAATTTTTATTTCCATAATTCGATTCTACCAAGTTGCCATTTCCCCGATTAAACCGCCAAGCTGTCGTTTTTACCCTACTTGTTCCCATTATGGGTTAGAAGCCGTTCAACGGTTTGGAGCTTTCAAAGGTGGCTGGCTTACATTAAAGAGAATTCTTAAATGTCATCCCTTTCATCCAGGTGGAATTGACCCGGTGCCAGAAAAAAAGGAAATTTAACTTTGATACCCATCAACAATTAGGTCTAATTTTCCTGTTTTTGGGTCAATAACTAACCCATGCACCGGAACACCTTCAGGCATTAATGGATGATTTCTAATTACCTCCACACTATGTTCGACACTTTCAGTAACATTTTCAAATCCATGCAGCCATTTTTTTATATTGATACCTGAATAGGTAAGCGTATCAATGGTTTCATCTTTTACCCCTCGGCTTAACATACTATCTATTACTGGTTCAGCTTTTAATCCACTCATCCCACAATCGTGGTGAGCAATGACTAGGACTTCTTCTGCTTGAAGCTGATATACAGCAATAAGAATACTTCTCATAATACTTCCGAATGGATGAGATACCAGTGCCCCAGCATTTTTAATAGTCTTTACATCCCCATTATTTAAGTTCAAAGCCTTAGGCAATAATTCCAATAATCTTGTATCCATACAAGTTAAAATGACCGTTTTTTTATTCGGAAATTTTGTTGTTTCATATTTCTCATATTCACGACTTTCAACAAATTTTTGATTATAATCAAGTATTTCATTTAATAATGACATAATTATCCCACCTTTTATTTGGTTACTATAAGCATACATAAAAACTAAATGGTGTATCAACTTTATGCTTGCAATTATCGTATTTTTTTTGTAAGATACATAAGGAAATCGGAATCGTTCCGTATTATACATTTTTTAAACATTCGAATCCCTAAAAATTTTTCAACTATAAATCGTAATAACTCCGGTTTATTATCTTTTAAAGGAGCAAATATGAAAAAAATTATCTTTTATCCAATAGTCATTTTATTACTGTTAATGTCTGCCTGCAGTGCCGAAAAAGATGTAACAGAAAAAGAGAAAGACAAAATCACCATTTATACTACTGTATTCCCGCTTCAATATTTTACAGAGCGTATCGGAGGTAAATTCGTTACTATTAATACTATTTATCCACCAGGAGCCGATGAGCATACCTTTGAACCATCCCAAAAGGATATGATTAAACTGGCTGATTCAGACTTATTTTTCTACATCGGTTTAGGATTAGAAGGATTTGTGGAAAAAGCAAAGGAATCATTAAAAAGCGAAAACGTCTCGATGATACCAGTAGCTGAGAATTTGATATTAGAACCTGCTGAAGAGCATGAAGCACATGATGACCATGAGGATGAGGGCCATGGAGATTTTAATCCCCATGTATGGCTTGACCCCATCTATTCGAAGGAAATGGCAGCTGTAATAAGAAATTCTTTAGTTGAAAAAATGCCCCAAAATAAAGAAACCTTCGATCAAAATTATCAGCAGCTTTCAAAGGAATTAGATCAATTACATTCGGAATTTGAAAGTACCATTCAAGATTCAAAACATAGAAATATCCTTGTAACTCATGCGGCTTTTAGTTATTGGGAGCAAAGATACGGCATCGAACAAATCAGTATTTCTGGTCTATCTACAACCAATGAACCAACACAGCGAGAACTAGAAGAAATTATTACGATCGCTGACGAGCAAGGTCTCCATTATATCCTTTTCGAACAAAACGTCCAATCCAAATTAGCGAAGATTGTTCAGGAGGAAATTGGTGCAAGGGCTTTACCGGTTCATAATTTAGGAGTATTAACAAAGAAAAATATCAAGGATAAAGAAACATATTTTTCACTAATGGAGCAGAACTTAGAATCACTAAAAAAAGCCTTAAACTAGTTCATTCGTTCCCTTTTACTTACAGGGATGAATAGACGTAAAAAATCAAAAGCTATTTATGTATTACCAATGATTCTAAGGAGTGATACAAAATGGCACAAGATGTTTTATGTGAAGTTAACAACTGCTCTTATTGGGCAAAAGGTAATAAATGCAGTGCTGAAAGTATTTATGTTGTCAGCCATAAAGGGAAAACAGCCGATAACACCCAAGAAACCGATTGTAAAACATTTGAACCTTCAGATATATAAATTATAAAAATAAACCAGACATTTTTGTCTGGTTTATTTATTTTGTTTGGCTCTGTTAAACTAGGCTGTTGATTTGTGCTCCACTAAGGAAAGCTTCTTTGAATAATCACCGCAGTGACAGGCAGTCTCTGCCTGTCACGAGGCGCTTCGCTTTCCGCAGGCGGTTCGTGAAGCCTGTCTAGCTGCAGCGCCTAGCCCCTCGAGGCGCTTCGGTCCCAACGTTGAAGTCAAAGAACGACTTCATCGTCAGGCCCTCCAGCGCTTGTCGGGGCTGTACAAGGCGCTTCAGCTTTTCCTACTCCTCGGGGCTAAGAGATGAGCGGGGTCTCCCCTGTCCCGTCCTCCTGCAGGACATTGAATTACTTCCGCGAATCTGCCCACGCACATAGAAAATGTGTAGCATTTTCGAGGAGTCTCGCCCCTTCCGCACAAATCACAGAGTGCCAAAATCAATAATAAGCTTTAACATAGCCAACTGTTTTCGAATTTAAATGATTTCTCTAGGAGTGTGGTTTCTTGGAGTCTTTTTTTATTAATACCAAACCCAATTCCTGGGGTATCAGGTACTGTCACAAATCCATTTTCAACCCTTACCTCAGGTTTAATGATATCTTCCTCCCAGAATCGATTGGAAGCAGAAATATCACCGGGGATCGTAAATCCTGGAAGTGAAGCAAGAGCAATATTATGCGCGCGAGATATTCCAAATTCAATCATTCCCCCGCACCATACTTCTATTTCCTTATCAAAGCAATAATCATGAATCCTTTTTGCTTCATAAAGGCCGCCCACTCTTCCTGCTTTAATATTTATTACCCTACAGCTTCCAAGGTCAATCGCATTTTTAGCATCTTCAAAGCTCACAATACTCTCATCTAAACAGACTGGGGTCTTTAACTCTTTTTGTAGCAATGAATGCTGAATGATATCGTCGCTTGCGAGTGGCTGTTCAATCATTAGGAGATTAAAGTCATCCATAGCCTTTAATCTCTCAATGTCTTTCAATGTATAAGCAGAATTAGCATCAGCCATTATAGGAAGTTCTGGATAATGGCGACGGATTCCAGCTAACAAAGAATAATCCTGTTGAGGATTAATTTTAACTTTAATTCGCTGGTATCCTTCTTCTAGGTATTTTTCAATTTGATTAAGAGAACTGCTTAGAGAATCAGCTGCAACCACCACACCAGAAGCAACTTTTTTCCTAGTGCCGCCAATACTTGAAGAAAGGGCTTCAGCATTCCTTTTTGCATACAAATCCCAAATAGCCAATTCTAGTCCAGCCTTAGCCATATTGTTTCTTCTAATTGACTTAAATAAAATAGCAGCCTCTTCAGGATGTTTTATTGGGTTCTTCCTAAGCAAAGGAATTAAAATATCGGCTAACATATGTAAACTGGTTTTAACAGTTTCTTCTGTATACCATGGAGTTGAAAAAGCCACTCCCTCCCCATAGCCTGACACTCCATCAGAATCGATTACCTCTATGATTATTCCTTCACGTTCTTTTACGGTACCTAAGTGTGTGTGAAAAGGTGATTTCAATGGCATACTGATCACGTTAAGTTTAATTTGTGCAATGTTCATTCACTTTTCCCACCTTCTATACCAATTCACACAGCTTCCTGCGCAGGAGCTTTTTAGCAGCGTTCCTTGGAAGTTTTTCAGTAAAGTGGAACGTTTTCGGTACCTTGTATTTCGCTAAGTTTTCTAAACAAAATTGTTTAAGTTCTTCCTTAGTAACATTGGCCCCTTCTTTTCTTACAATAAATGCAGCTGGAACCTGTCCCCATATTTCATCATCGATGCCTGTGACTCCTGCATCAGCTACATCAGGATGGGCTAATAATACAGATTCAATTTCCGCAGGATATATGTTTTCACCACCTGATATAATGAGATCAGAGCGTCTATCAAGCACATATAAAAAACCTTCTTCATCCAAATAACCAATATCTCCTGTATGAAACCAACCTTCTTTAAATTTTTCCTTTATTACCTCTGGACGATATAAATAACCCATAGTGACGTTTGGACCTTTAACAATAATTTCACCAGCTTGTTTTGCCGAAGCTATTTTTCCATCCTCCAAAATTATCTTAAGCTGGGAAGGAAATAACGGCTTACCCGCTGAACCAAGTTTTGTAATGCTGTACTCAGGAGACAGTGTAACGAACTGTGAAGCTGTCTCCGTCATTCCATAGGATTGAAAAACCGGAATTTCTTTTGACTTACATGCCTCTAACAACGGTAAAGGTGCAGGACCGCCTCCTAAAAGCGCACAGCGGAAATGATTTGGCAGCCGGGCATCCTTAAGTGTTTCAACCATCCTAAAAAGCATGGTTCCTACTACTGACATTATGGTGACTCGTTTCGTTGTTATATCCTCTATTACTTTGATAGCGTCAAATGTTTCATGTAGAATGACAGGCATCCCATAGATAACACTTTTCATTAAAATGGAAAAACCGCTTATATGAAAAAGTGGAACACTGCAAAGCCAGCGGTCAGATTCAGTATATCCTAAATTTAATGCTGATCCAACAGCACTCCACCAATGGTTGCCATATGTTTGAATGACACCCTTCGGATTCCCTGTTGTACCCGATGTATACATGACGGTACAGATATCCCCCAAGTTTATTTCATCCTGTATTTCAGGAATGTTTGGAGTAGCTGCAAACAATTCATCTTTTGTAAAAACTGGTACTTTTACCTCTTCTTTTATTTCATCTATATCATTTTCGAGAATTAACGAGGCTGCCTTAGAGTCATGTAACTGCCACACTAATTCTTTTGTCGTTAGTCGATTGTTTAAAATAACTGCCTTAATACCTATTAGCTGAAGTGCAAATAAAATCACGACGGTATCAAGATGATTTTTTAGTAATACACCTATATA
This Neobacillus sp. YX16 DNA region includes the following protein-coding sequences:
- a CDS encoding o-succinylbenzoate--CoA ligase; protein product: MNNETMSNFLKNRAFLTPDRAAVYFNKRTITFKELYESSYQTAGKLQALGLKKDQYIGVLLKNHLDTVVILFALQLIGIKAVILNNRLTTKELVWQLHDSKAASLILENDIDEIKEEVKVPVFTKDELFAATPNIPEIQDEINLGDICTVMYTSGTTGNPKGVIQTYGNHWWSAVGSALNLGYTESDRWLCSVPLFHISGFSILMKSVIYGMPVILHETFDAIKVIEDITTKRVTIMSVVGTMLFRMVETLKDARLPNHFRCALLGGGPAPLPLLEACKSKEIPVFQSYGMTETASQFVTLSPEYSITKLGSAGKPLFPSQLKIILEDGKIASAKQAGEIIVKGPNVTMGYLYRPEVIKEKFKEGWFHTGDIGYLDEEGFLYVLDRRSDLIISGGENIYPAEIESVLLAHPDVADAGVTGIDDEIWGQVPAAFIVRKEGANVTKEELKQFCLENLAKYKVPKTFHFTEKLPRNAAKKLLRRKLCELV
- the menC gene encoding o-succinylbenzoate synthase — protein: MNIAQIKLNVISMPLKSPFHTHLGTVKEREGIIIEVIDSDGVSGYGEGVAFSTPWYTEETVKTSLHMLADILIPLLRKNPIKHPEEAAILFKSIRRNNMAKAGLELAIWDLYAKRNAEALSSSIGGTRKKVASGVVVAADSLSSSLNQIEKYLEEGYQRIKVKINPQQDYSLLAGIRRHYPELPIMADANSAYTLKDIERLKAMDDFNLLMIEQPLASDDIIQHSLLQKELKTPVCLDESIVSFEDAKNAIDLGSCRVINIKAGRVGGLYEAKRIHDYCFDKEIEVWCGGMIEFGISRAHNIALASLPGFTIPGDISASNRFWEEDIIKPEVRVENGFVTVPDTPGIGFGINKKRLQETTLLEKSFKFENSWLC
- a CDS encoding S-ribosylhomocysteine lyase, whose amino-acid sequence is MPSVESFDLDHNAVKAPYVRHCGVHKVGSDGIVNKYDIRFCQPNKQAMKPDVIHTLEHLLAFNLRAHVEKYDHFDIIDISPMGCQTGYYLVVSGEPTIEEIIDLLEDTMKTAVEKHEIPAANERQCGQAKLHDLEGAKRLMRFWLEQSKEDLKQVFA
- a CDS encoding hydrolase, producing MDEQKKTYYIDVGHGQISQSSTASTWSFKIQANDEEITHLRELFDQNYSTEWQNFMRAHVPYVQYHHDRENDAYDNTIQQVYGIIYNLGDEEAKSHIESMNILPK
- a CDS encoding DUF6154 family protein, whose product is MRLVDELFQMYRDKLTGDEEDIDMLAFAFLEEMSHEDLLHLIKEMDKQELYDLMGLYLIESLKGKFAQEEYGQQRAHTYYPRNIH
- the ytkD gene encoding RNA deprotection pyrophosphohydrolase, producing MKEFYDKYGNKVELSFAANAFEKNAKHVLVISQYEGAWYLTNHKVRGLEFPGGKVEQGESLEEAARREVYEETGATVDELSQIAEYKVTEGKDSFVKAVFWGKIKSISKTNNYYETYGPVVVEGDILQIRFGDEYSFIMKDDVIPACINYINKLQIEKE
- a CDS encoding DUF1540 domain-containing protein yields the protein MAQDVLCEVNNCSYWAKGNKCSAESIYVVSHKGKTADNTQETDCKTFEPSDI
- a CDS encoding carbonic anhydrase, which codes for MSLLNEILDYNQKFVESREYEKYETTKFPNKKTVILTCMDTRLLELLPKALNLNNGDVKTIKNAGALVSHPFGSIMRSILIAVYQLQAEEVLVIAHHDCGMSGLKAEPVIDSMLSRGVKDETIDTLTYSGINIKKWLHGFENVTESVEHSVEVIRNHPLMPEGVPVHGLVIDPKTGKLDLIVDGYQS
- a CDS encoding ABC transporter permease is translated as MSQGKNKVNLLHKNYLHSLTIEKRWVRFYQVIIFLVFFTGWEISSQQRWIDPLLFSSPSKIWNLFLEKFQDGSLLSNLGVTLTETIFGFILGTLLGTLLAALLWWSPIFSKIIDPYLVILNAMPKVALGPILIVALGPGYPSIIAMGAIISVIITTLVVYTSFKEVDPNYLKVLQTFGATRFQCFKEAILPASFPTIISTLKVNVGLSWVGVIVGEFLVSSRGLGYLIIYGFQVFNFTLVFLSLLVIAVVATIMYQLVELLEKKLIKE
- a CDS encoding zinc ABC transporter substrate-binding protein; protein product: MKKIIFYPIVILLLLMSACSAEKDVTEKEKDKITIYTTVFPLQYFTERIGGKFVTINTIYPPGADEHTFEPSQKDMIKLADSDLFFYIGLGLEGFVEKAKESLKSENVSMIPVAENLILEPAEEHEAHDDHEDEGHGDFNPHVWLDPIYSKEMAAVIRNSLVEKMPQNKETFDQNYQQLSKELDQLHSEFESTIQDSKHRNILVTHAAFSYWEQRYGIEQISISGLSTTNEPTQRELEEIITIADEQGLHYILFEQNVQSKLAKIVQEEIGARALPVHNLGVLTKKNIKDKETYFSLMEQNLESLKKALN
- the ytzI gene encoding YtzI protein, with the translated sequence MYTIFVVSIVIIIVVLLLAVITTSKAYSFKHTVDPLDDNPYVNNDKKEENEKNS
- the yidD gene encoding membrane protein insertion efficiency factor YidD, whose amino-acid sequence is MLKKIFISIIRFYQVAISPIKPPSCRFYPTCSHYGLEAVQRFGAFKGGWLTLKRILKCHPFHPGGIDPVPEKKEI